Proteins encoded together in one Deinococcus irradiatisoli window:
- the aroC gene encoding chorismate synthase: MRFLTAGESHGPQLTAIIEGLPSQLPLVKADLDPLLRKRQGGYGRGRRMVIETDEAQILSGVRAGRTTGAPVTLVIENKDHRNWTEIMSPEPGGEPRKKALTEARPGHADLTGGIKYRHKDLRDVLERASARETTARVAVGAVALKLLSEVGIEGVSYVTHLGGIDAQTEFSWERLGDIEASDLRTLDPQAEQQMRGEIDRAKKEGDTLGGIVEIRFRGLPPGLGSYVHWDRKLDGRIAAAVMGTQAIKGVEIGQGFANARVPGSKVHDAVYLGEGGQGYRRETNGAGGLEAGMTNGEDLVVRAAMKPIATLMKSLPTVDVVTHQPADAAKERSDTSAVPAAGIVLHAVIGWVLADALMEKFGGDSLPEVQERVQAARAYARQY, from the coding sequence ATGAGGTTTCTCACCGCTGGAGAGTCGCACGGACCGCAACTGACGGCCATCATCGAGGGCCTGCCCTCCCAACTGCCGCTCGTCAAGGCCGACCTCGATCCGCTGCTGCGTAAGCGCCAGGGCGGGTACGGGCGCGGGCGGCGCATGGTGATCGAAACCGACGAAGCGCAGATTCTCAGCGGCGTGCGGGCCGGACGCACCACTGGGGCACCCGTGACGCTGGTGATCGAGAATAAGGACCACCGCAATTGGACCGAGATCATGTCGCCCGAGCCCGGAGGCGAGCCGCGCAAGAAAGCGCTGACCGAGGCCCGGCCCGGCCACGCCGATCTGACCGGCGGCATCAAGTACCGCCACAAGGACCTGCGCGACGTGCTCGAACGCGCCTCGGCCCGCGAGACGACCGCCCGCGTCGCGGTGGGCGCGGTGGCGCTCAAGCTGCTCTCGGAAGTGGGCATCGAGGGCGTGAGCTACGTGACGCACCTCGGCGGCATCGACGCCCAGACGGAGTTCAGCTGGGAGCGCCTGGGCGACATTGAGGCCTCGGATTTGCGGACGCTCGACCCGCAGGCCGAGCAGCAGATGCGCGGCGAGATCGACCGGGCCAAGAAAGAAGGCGACACCCTCGGCGGCATCGTGGAAATCCGCTTCCGGGGCCTGCCGCCGGGACTGGGCAGCTACGTGCATTGGGACCGCAAGCTCGACGGGCGCATCGCCGCCGCCGTGATGGGCACCCAGGCGATCAAAGGCGTGGAGATCGGGCAGGGCTTTGCCAACGCCCGCGTACCCGGCTCGAAAGTCCACGACGCGGTGTACCTGGGCGAGGGCGGGCAGGGCTACCGCCGCGAGACCAACGGGGCCGGCGGCCTGGAAGCCGGGATGACCAACGGAGAGGACCTGGTCGTGCGGGCGGCCATGAAGCCGATCGCCACCTTGATGAAATCTTTGCCCACCGTGGACGTGGTGACGCACCAGCCCGCCGACGCGGCCAAGGAGCGCAGCGACACCTCGGCGGTGCCGGCCGCCGGCATCGTGCTGCACGCGGTGATCGGCTGGGTGCTGGCCGACGCGCTGATGGAGAAGTTCGGCGGTGACAGCCTGCCGGAAGTGCAGGAGCGGGTGCAGGCCGCGCGCGCCTACGCCCGGCAGTACTGA